The Humulus lupulus chromosome 3, drHumLupu1.1, whole genome shotgun sequence genome window below encodes:
- the LOC133825449 gene encoding nicastrin-like, which yields MVGNALTDDHHDHLGLFQFMWSAGLISDETYKLLNLLCVSQPFIHSSSSCDKVLEIASEELGDIDPYSIYTPACHANGSQTNQLRKRKHGSGILWNKYDFPVFLLSESSTKTIQEVSEEILKRQRSYTTVVAEFDLVMQTVKAGTRDSESCLKEETCLPLGGYSVWSSLPPLNISSLDQGKPIILTVASMDSASFFRDKSLGADSPISGMIALLAAGDALSHLEAFHDLNKKYMIFNTSLDM from the exons ATG GTGGGAAATGCTTTAACTGACGATCACCATGATCACTTGGGGCTTTTCCAATTCATGTGGTCAGCTGGCTTGATATCTGACGAGACATACAAATTACTAAACCTTCTATGTGTTTCTCAGCCATTTATACACTCCTCGAGTTCATGTGATAAGGTTCTCGAAATTGCTTCTGAAGAACTTGGCGACATTGATCCATATAGCATCTACACTCCCGCCTGCCATGCTAATGGTAGCCAAACAAATCAATTGCGGAAAAGAAAGCAC GGATCTGGTATATTGTGGAACAAGTATGATTTTCCTGTATTCTTGCTCTCGGAGAGTAGTACGAAGACCATCCAAGAG GTTTCTGAAGAAATTTTGAAGAGACAGAGATCTTATACCACTGTTGTGGCTGAGTTTGATCTTGTGATGCAG ACAGTGAAAGCTGGAACTCGTGATTCAGAATCTTGTTTGAAAGAGGAGACCTGCCTTCCATTAGGGGGATACAG TGTTTGGTCATCACTTCCTCCGCTTAATATCTCCTCCTTAGATCAGGGTAAGCCTATTATATTGACTGTGGCGTCAATGGATTCGGCTTCATTTTTCCGTGACAAAAGCCTTGGTGCAGACTCCCCAATATCA GGCATGATTGCACTCTTGGCAGCGGGCGATGCACTATCACATTTGGAGGCTTTCCATGACCTTAATAAAAAG TATATGATTTTCAATACGTCTTTAGACATGTAA